GGTGGCCTTCCGCAGCGTGCTGGTGCCGCTGATCGGCGTGGCGATGAACCTGCTGACGATGGGCGCCGCGTTCGGCGCGATCGTCGCGGTGTTCCAGTGGGGCTGGGGTTCGGAGGCCCTGGGCGCCGGCGCGGCCGGTCCGGTGGAGGCCTTCGCGCCGGTCATGATCATCGCGATCCTGTTCGGCCTCTCGATGGACTACCAGGTCTTCCTGATCAGCCGGATGCACGAGGAGTGGACGCACACCCGGGACAACCGGCGGGCCGTACGGGTCGGCCACGGTGAGACCGGACAGGTGATCACCGCCGCCGCCGTCATCATGGCCTGCGTGTTCGCCGCGTTCATCTTCGGCGGCCAGCGGATGATCGCCGAGTTCGGCATCGGCCTGGCCCTGGCCGTCCTGCTCGACGTGCTGGTGCTGCGGATGGTGCTCGTCCCGGCGCTGATGCACCGGTTCGGCCGTGCCAACTGGTGGCTGCCCGGCTGGCTCGACAAGGTGCTGCCGCACGTCTCGGTGGAGGGCGAGCCCGACCCGGCGCCGCTCCCGGAGCCGGCCGCGCACCGCGAGCCCGCGGCGGCCGACGCCGGCCGCTGACCGTCCATCCACCGTGGGGGCCCGGACCGGCATGACCGCCGCTCCGGGCCCCCACTGCGTACCGTGAAGGAGTGCAGATGGCCGACACGATCAGACGGTGGTTGCGGGCCCGCCCGCTGATGACCGACCTGACCGTCGCGCTGGCCTGCTTCGTGCTGGCCGCCCCGGTGTCGGCCGCGGCCGCCTACCACCAGAACGACTCGATCCCCCGGTACCTCGTCCTGCTCGGCGTCTCCTGCGTCCCGCTGGTGGTCCGCAGCCGGTGGCCCGTCCCGGTGGCGTCGGCGGTGGTCGTGCTCACCGTGCTCGGGTACGCGGTGCTCCCGGCCTCGGGGCCGCCGCCCGCCGCCGCCGGCTTCGCGCTGTACGCGGTCGCGATCCGCACCGACCGGCGTACCGCGTGGCGCACCGGCCTCTGCGCCGCCGTCACGCTCACGGCCGCCGCACTGATCGTCCGCCCGGGCGTGGACGAACTCCCGGCCAACCTCGGCCTGATCGCCTGGACCTTCCTGTCGGTGGCCATCGGCGACGCCGTCCGCAGCCGGCGCGAGCTGCTCGCCTCGGCGATGGAGCGGGCCGAGCGGGCCGAGCGCACCCGCGAGGAGGAGGCGGGCCGGCGGGTCACCGAGGAGCGGATGCGCATCGCCCGCGAGCTGCACGACGTGGTGGCGCACCACATCACCCTGGTCAACGCGCAGGCGGGTGTGGCTCACCACCTGATGCGCACCGATCCCGAGCACGCCTACCAGGCGCTGGAGCGGATCCGGGACACCAGCCGGGCGGCCCTGGACGAGCTGCGCGCCACCGTCGGCCTGCTCCGTTCCGGCGGCGAGCAGGCGGCGCCGCGGGAGCCGGCTCCGGGCCTGGCCGGCCTGGACGACCTGCTGGAGGCCTTCCGCCACTCGGGCCTGCCGGTCGTGCTCGACCGGTCGGGCGAGCCGGTCGCGCTCCCGCCGATCACCGACCTGACGGCCTACCGGATCATCCAGGAGGCCCTCACCAACACCCACAAGCACGCCGGCCCGGCGACCGCGCAGGTCCGGCTGGAGTTCCGGGCCGACGTCCTGCGGGTGACCGTCGAGGACGACGGCCGGGGCGCCGGTACCGGCGCCGGTGGCGGTGGCGGTACCGGCCACGGGATGATCGGGATGCACGAACGCGCCCGCGCCGTCGGCGGTACCCTCGCCGCCGGGCCCCGCCCCGGCCGGGGCTTTCGCATCGACGCCGAACTGCCGCTGCCCACCGGCAACGGCCGGAAGGGCTGCAGGCTGCCATGACGATCCGCGTACTGCTCGCCGACGACCAGGCGCTGCTCCGGGGCACCTTCCGGATGCTGATCGACTCCGCCCCCGACCTGGAGGTGGTGGGCGAGGCCGGTACCGGTCGCGAGGCCGTCGAGCTGGCCCGCAGCCTGGGCGCCGACCTCGTCCTGATGGACATCCGGATGCCCGTGCTGGACGGGCTCGCCGCCACCAGGCTGATCACCGAGGACGAGGACCTGGCGGGCGTCAAGGTCCTGGTGCTGACCACCTTCGAGAGCGACGAGTACGTGGCGGAGGCGCTGCGGGCGGGCGCCAGCGGCTTTCTCGGCAAGGGCATCAACCCGGAGGAGCTGCTGGACGCGATCCGGGTCGTCGCCGCGGGCGACGCGCTGCTGTCGCCGGCCGCGACCAAGGCCCTGATCGGCCGCTTCCTCGCCCAGCCGACCCCGCACGAGCGCGCCGCGCTGCCCCGCATGGACGTGCTCACCGCCCGCGAGCAGGAGGTCGTCACCCTGGTCGCGGCCGGGCTCTCCAACGACGACATCGCCGAACGGCTCTTCGTCACGCCGCTCACCGCCAAGACCCATGTGAACCGCGCGATGGCCAAGCTCGGGGCCCGTGACCGGGCCCAGGTCGTGGTCATCGCGTACGAGAGCGGGCTGGTGCGGCCGGGCAGTTCCTAGGCCAGTCCCGGGCCCTGGGCGATCCGGCCCGGTACTGGTCGCGGGCGGCCCGCACTGGTAGGCATAAGCCGTGCGTTTCGACAGCGTTCCGATGCCGCCGGCCGTCGAGGCCAGGCCCCGCGACACCCGCGGCTACCCGGTACCCGCGATCACCCCGTGGGAGGGCGACGAACCGCAGTTCGCCCGCACCGACCACGGCCGGAGCGCGAACTGCGCGCGGCGCCGGCTCTGCTCGGTCTGCGACACGGTGATGGCGCCCGGCCCGGTCTGGCGGGTGGTCGGCGCCACCGAGAGCGCCGCGATCGCCGGGGCGCTGGCGGCCGGGCGCCCCTACCGCAACCTCGCGCCGACCCTGGAGGGGCCGGGGCACCGCGCCTGCATGCTCTACGCCTCGATGGTCTGCCCCTACCTCGCCCGTCCCAACGCGCGCCGGAGCCTGACGGCCGACGCCCCGGACGAGCTGACCGCGCACGTGGTGCGCGGCGCCGTCCGGGGCGAGCTGGGCGCGGTGGTCGGCTTCGGCGGCTTCGAGTACGCCGTCACCGCCGAGCGGGTGCTGTTCCGCTTCCTCGACGTGCTGGAGTACCTGCCGCACGACACGGCCGACGCCCACCTGGCCGAGCTGCGCGCCGAGTTGGACCGGACCGGCCCGGGTCAGCGCCGGTAGGCGGGCAGGCCGGTGTAGGTGGAGACCCGGGCGGGTTTGTCGGACCCGTCGACCCGGAGGGTGTAGATGCCGTCCGGGGTCCTGGCGGCGATGGTGAGGCCGTCCGGGGACCACGCCGGCTCGGTGAAGTCCGTGGTGGCGGCCGGGGTGAGGTCCCTGATCGGCCGGTCGCCCGCGCCGCCCTCGAAGATGTGGTCGTGGCCGTCGACCGAGCGGACGAAGACCAGGTCGTCCCCGGCCGGGGAGAGGGCGGGCTGGGAGCCGTTGGTGAGGGAACCGCCCTGCTGGCGCAGGTAGTCGTCGCGGATGTAGACCTCGCCGTTGTCGCTGTTCGCGTAGGTCGTCGTGCCGTAGGCGCCGCCTCCGCTCGGCCAGGTGTTGCCGGTCGTCGGGAGCGGCGCGACACCCTCACCGCTCTCGGTGCCCAGGCTCAGGACCTCGGGCCTGCCGTTGACGGAGGTGGCGACGAGGCCCTCCAGCCGGGAGACACCGCCCTTGGCCGCCGCGAAGACCAGGTTGTTCTTGGCCGACACGTCGCCGTTCTCGGGGTGGGCCGGGGCGACCTGCCAGGTCGGGTGGGACCAGGTCTCGCCGCCCGGGTTCCCGGCGACCACGACGCGGCCGCTGCCGTCCGGGTTGGCGGTCACCAGGTCGCCCGAGCCGTTGATGAACGCGGCCTTGGAGCCGTCCGGGGACCAGGCCAGATCCCGGACGACGGTGCCGAAGTCGACCGAGGTGCCGTTCATCAGGACGTGGTCGGTGCCGTTGCTGATGGTCAGCCCGTTCTTCCCGGTGCCGTTGACGGCGGGCTCGGCGGGCTTGGCGGGCGCCGGGCCGGTGCTGCCGGGGGAGCCGGTCGCCGGCGCGGCGGCCGTCGCGGTGCCGCTGACGGCCGGGCCGGCGGAGGCCGGGTCGTTCTCCGGACCGCAGCCGGTCAGCAGGGCGGCGGCGCCGGCGGTCAAGACGGTGGTGAGGGCTACGGCGGCGGTGCTGAGCCGGTGGCGAGCGGGCATCGGTGGTTCCCCCCTGGGAATGCGGACGGGTCGGGCTGCGGTCGCGGGAGCCGCGCCGCCGTCCCGGGGCCCTTGCGTCCGCCCGCCGACCGGTTGCCGCTCTTTGCGATGTCCCCAGCCTGGCAGTGGCAGATCCGGGCTTGGTTCGGCCGCTGTCACGGCACGGCAACAGGGCGGGCGGCGGGTCCGGCGGTTCGGGCGTCGTCCGGCCCTTCCGGGGGTACGCCTCACCCGTCCGGAGCAGTGGAGGGTGTCCTCGGGGCCACCCGTCCCGCAGGCTGTCCCTGACGCCGATCGTGCGCAGGAGCCGACCGGGCGAGAGAAGGGGGGCCGTCCGTGCCGACGCACCTGGTCCGCGCGGCCCGGGGGTGCTGGGCCTACGTGCGCCGGGCGCCGGGCACGTTCATCTGGCTGGCGATCCTGTTCGGGACCACGGTGGTGATCCGGCACGTGTCGCCGGAGACGGCCCACCACATCCTGGAGAAGCGCTCGACCAACCTGCACTACCTGGCGGTC
The sequence above is drawn from the Kitasatospora sp. NBC_00315 genome and encodes:
- a CDS encoding response regulator, coding for MTIRVLLADDQALLRGTFRMLIDSAPDLEVVGEAGTGREAVELARSLGADLVLMDIRMPVLDGLAATRLITEDEDLAGVKVLVLTTFESDEYVAEALRAGASGFLGKGINPEELLDAIRVVAAGDALLSPAATKALIGRFLAQPTPHERAALPRMDVLTAREQEVVTLVAAGLSNDDIAERLFVTPLTAKTHVNRAMAKLGARDRAQVVVIAYESGLVRPGSS
- a CDS encoding sensor histidine kinase — encoded protein: MADTIRRWLRARPLMTDLTVALACFVLAAPVSAAAAYHQNDSIPRYLVLLGVSCVPLVVRSRWPVPVASAVVVLTVLGYAVLPASGPPPAAAGFALYAVAIRTDRRTAWRTGLCAAVTLTAAALIVRPGVDELPANLGLIAWTFLSVAIGDAVRSRRELLASAMERAERAERTREEEAGRRVTEERMRIARELHDVVAHHITLVNAQAGVAHHLMRTDPEHAYQALERIRDTSRAALDELRATVGLLRSGGEQAAPREPAPGLAGLDDLLEAFRHSGLPVVLDRSGEPVALPPITDLTAYRIIQEALTNTHKHAGPATAQVRLEFRADVLRVTVEDDGRGAGTGAGGGGGTGHGMIGMHERARAVGGTLAAGPRPGRGFRIDAELPLPTGNGRKGCRLP